The proteins below come from a single Motilibacter peucedani genomic window:
- a CDS encoding Lrp/AsnC family transcriptional regulator — translation MTADPARPPSRTRLDAIDRALIAELQTDGRASYAALAKVVGLSEAAARQRVQRLLAGGVMQVVAVTDPLTVDLARQAMIGVKADGDTREVARLLAELPQVDYVVLCGGTFDILCEVTCEDDEQLLTLLNDSIRLVPGIRSTETFIYLKLVKQTYAWSGALGSG, via the coding sequence GTGACCGCAGACCCAGCCCGCCCTCCGTCGCGCACCCGCCTCGACGCGATCGACCGGGCGCTGATCGCCGAGCTGCAGACCGACGGCCGCGCGTCCTACGCCGCGCTCGCCAAGGTCGTCGGGCTCTCGGAGGCGGCGGCCCGCCAGCGCGTTCAGCGGCTGCTCGCCGGCGGCGTGATGCAGGTCGTCGCCGTGACCGACCCGCTGACCGTCGACCTCGCCCGCCAGGCCATGATCGGCGTCAAGGCCGACGGCGACACCCGCGAGGTCGCCCGCCTGCTGGCCGAGCTGCCCCAGGTGGACTACGTCGTGCTGTGCGGCGGCACCTTCGACATCCTGTGCGAGGTCACCTGCGAGGACGACGAGCAGCTGCTCACCCTGCTCAACGACTCGATCCGGCTGGTGCCCGGCATCCGCAGCACCGAGACCTTCATCTACCTCAAGCTGGTCAAGCAGACCTACGCCTGGAGCGGGGCGCTCGGCTCGGGCTGA
- a CDS encoding macro domain-containing protein → MRVRLLLGTPESEACDALVRIAPPELVGRTPDRVLAAAGAEVTALCRALRHDVFRRGVPEGEAVTTPGGDLPARWLVHVVVPAWSVRDERRWLLARCYRSVLAAADDVGARELVMAPLGTHAPYWPLDVLVGTCLGTVLNTPTRVEEVRLVLASASVLERFAEALARR, encoded by the coding sequence GTGCGCGTACGTCTGCTGCTCGGCACCCCCGAGAGCGAGGCCTGCGACGCCCTCGTGCGCATCGCGCCGCCCGAGCTGGTCGGCCGCACGCCCGACCGGGTCCTGGCCGCGGCCGGCGCCGAGGTGACGGCGCTGTGCCGGGCGCTGCGCCACGACGTCTTCCGCCGCGGCGTGCCCGAGGGCGAGGCCGTCACCACGCCCGGCGGCGACCTGCCGGCGCGCTGGCTCGTGCACGTGGTCGTGCCGGCGTGGTCGGTGCGCGACGAGCGCAGGTGGCTGCTGGCCCGCTGCTACCGCTCGGTGCTCGCGGCGGCCGACGACGTCGGGGCCCGCGAGCTGGTGATGGCGCCGCTCGGCACGCACGCGCCCTACTGGCCGCTCGACGTGCTGGTCGGCACCTGCCTCGGCACCGTGCTCAACACCCCGACGCGCGTGGAGGAGGTACGCCTGGTGCTCGCCAGCGCGTCGGTGCTCGAGCGCTTCGCCGAGGCCCTCGCGCGGCGCTGA
- a CDS encoding Na+/H+ antiporter has product MLHVLVFTIAALAVMVAVQVLADRARLPAAVLLTVTGVVYSLLPGPNVELDPEVVLTLVLPPLLYSAALHSSLSAIRENLRSVVSLSVALVLATSLLVGVAVHALVPEVGFAAAVALGAAASPPDPVAALAIGRRAGLPARLITLIEGEGLLNDATALTTFTVAVTAATSGSFSMGDASLRFVVAAAGGLAVGLFVALVVRRVRPLLHDPVLDSSVSLAVPFAAYLLGEELHVSGVLAVVVTGLVVGHDSPRFTSGASRLQATAVWRLVDFLLEGFVFLLIGQQVPTVVEGLDAYSTSEVVRAAVGTLAVVLLLRPAWLVLTQLLPRALHAQLGGGPSDGRRLSGGEVVVMSWAGTRGVISLAAIFTLPLALDDGSPMHERDLLLFCTYLVVLVTLVGQGLSFTALVHAVGLRPDAADLAQLRNQARVASVEAGLARLERVAAEEELAPEAVESIRASLSARLARYRKRLQVLESAEDGELPVSDSYVAALRTRRAVLDAQREELLRWRDAGRLPDASLRVLERELDHEEHTLPRRPSS; this is encoded by the coding sequence CGCGGTGCAGGTGCTGGCCGACCGAGCCCGCCTGCCCGCAGCGGTGCTGCTCACGGTCACCGGCGTCGTCTACAGCCTGCTCCCCGGGCCCAACGTCGAGCTCGACCCCGAGGTCGTGCTGACGCTGGTCCTGCCTCCCCTGCTCTACAGCGCGGCGCTGCACTCCTCGCTCAGCGCCATCCGCGAGAACCTGCGCAGCGTCGTCTCCCTCTCGGTCGCCCTCGTGCTCGCCACCTCCCTGCTCGTCGGCGTGGCCGTGCACGCGCTGGTGCCCGAGGTCGGGTTCGCCGCGGCCGTGGCGCTCGGCGCGGCCGCGTCGCCTCCCGACCCGGTGGCCGCGCTCGCGATCGGGCGCCGCGCCGGGCTCCCGGCCAGGCTGATCACGCTGATCGAGGGCGAGGGGCTGCTCAACGACGCCACCGCGCTGACGACCTTCACCGTGGCGGTCACCGCGGCCACGAGCGGCAGCTTCTCCATGGGCGACGCGTCGCTGCGCTTCGTCGTCGCGGCCGCCGGCGGCCTGGCGGTCGGGCTGTTCGTGGCCCTGGTCGTGCGCCGGGTGCGCCCGCTGCTGCACGACCCGGTCCTCGACTCCAGCGTCTCGCTCGCCGTGCCGTTCGCCGCCTACCTGCTCGGCGAGGAGCTCCACGTGTCCGGAGTCCTCGCCGTGGTCGTGACCGGCCTGGTCGTCGGGCACGACTCGCCGCGCTTCACCTCCGGCGCCAGCCGCCTGCAGGCGACGGCCGTGTGGCGCCTGGTCGACTTCCTGCTCGAGGGCTTCGTCTTCCTGCTCATCGGGCAGCAGGTGCCCACGGTCGTGGAGGGCCTCGACGCCTACTCCACCTCCGAGGTCGTCCGGGCGGCGGTGGGCACGCTCGCGGTCGTGCTCCTGCTGCGCCCGGCGTGGCTGGTGCTCACCCAGCTGCTGCCGCGCGCGCTGCACGCCCAGCTCGGCGGCGGCCCCAGTGACGGCCGACGGCTCTCCGGCGGCGAGGTCGTGGTCATGAGCTGGGCCGGCACCCGCGGGGTCATCAGCCTGGCGGCGATCTTCACCCTGCCGCTCGCCCTCGACGACGGCTCGCCGATGCACGAGCGCGACCTGCTGCTGTTCTGCACCTACCTCGTGGTGCTGGTGACGCTGGTCGGCCAGGGGCTCAGCTTCACCGCGCTGGTCCACGCCGTAGGGCTGCGGCCCGACGCCGCCGACCTGGCGCAGCTGCGCAACCAGGCGCGGGTGGCCTCGGTGGAGGCCGGCCTCGCGCGCCTCGAGCGGGTCGCCGCCGAGGAGGAGCTCGCGCCGGAGGCGGTCGAGTCGATCCGCGCCTCGCTGAGCGCGCGGCTCGCGCGCTACCGCAAGCGGCTGCAGGTGCTCGAGAGCGCCGAGGACGGCGAGCTGCCCGTCTCCGACAGCTACGTCGCGGCGCTGCGCACCCGGCGCGCGGTGCTCGACGCCCAGCGCGAGGAGCTGCTGCGCTGGCGCGACGCCGGCCGGCTGCCCGACGCCAGCCTCCGCGTGCTCGAGCGCGAGCTCGACCACGAGGAGCACACGCTGCCGCGCCGCCCGTCGAGCTGA